In Pseudomonas fluorescens NCIMB 11764, a single window of DNA contains:
- the ilvD gene encoding dihydroxy-acid dehydratase has translation MPDYRSKTSTHGRNMAGARALWRATGMKDDDFKKPIIAIANSFTQFVPGHVHLKDLGQLVAREIERAGGVAKEFNTIAVDDGIAMGHDGMLYSLPSREIIADSVEYMVNAHCADAIVCISNCDKITPGMLMAALRLNIPVIFVSGGPMEAGKTKLASHGLDLVDAMVIAADSSASDEKVAEYERSACPTCGSCSGMFTANSMNCLVEALGLALPGNGSTLATHSDREQLFLQAGRTIVELCKRYYGENDESVLPRNIANFKAFENAMTLDIAMGGSTNTILHLLAAAQEAEIDFDLRDIDRLSRNVPQLCKVAPNIQKYHMEDVHRAGGIFSILGSLARGGLLHTDLPTVHSKTLAEGIAKWDITQTDDEAVHHFFKAGPAGIPTQTAFSQSTRWETLDDDRENGCIRSVEHAYSKEGGLAVLYGNIALDGCVVKTAGVDESIHVFEGNAKIFESQDSAVRGILADEVKAGDIVIIRYEGPKGGPGMQEMLYPTSYLKSKGLGKACALLTDGRFSGGTSGLSIGHASPEAAAGGAIGLVQDGDKVLIDIPNRSINLLISDEEMAGRRAEQDQKGWKPVEKRPRKVTTALKAYALLATSADKGAVRNKAMLDGL, from the coding sequence ATGCCTGATTACCGCTCGAAAACATCCACCCACGGCCGCAACATGGCCGGTGCCCGCGCACTGTGGCGCGCCACGGGGATGAAAGATGACGACTTCAAAAAGCCGATCATCGCCATTGCCAACTCGTTCACCCAATTCGTACCGGGCCACGTCCACCTCAAGGACCTGGGCCAACTGGTCGCCCGCGAAATCGAACGCGCCGGCGGTGTAGCGAAAGAATTCAACACCATCGCTGTCGATGACGGCATCGCCATGGGCCACGACGGCATGCTGTATTCGCTGCCGAGCCGCGAGATCATCGCCGACTCCGTCGAATACATGGTCAACGCCCACTGCGCCGACGCCATCGTCTGCATCTCCAACTGCGACAAGATCACCCCTGGCATGCTGATGGCTGCCCTGCGCCTGAACATCCCGGTGATCTTCGTCTCCGGCGGCCCGATGGAAGCCGGCAAGACCAAACTGGCCAGCCACGGTCTCGACCTGGTCGACGCCATGGTGATCGCCGCCGACTCCAGCGCTTCTGACGAGAAAGTCGCCGAGTACGAGCGTAGCGCCTGCCCGACCTGCGGTTCGTGCTCCGGCATGTTCACCGCCAACTCGATGAACTGCCTGGTTGAAGCCCTGGGCCTGGCCTTGCCGGGCAACGGTTCGACCCTGGCGACCCACAGCGACCGCGAGCAACTGTTCCTGCAGGCTGGCCGCACCATCGTCGAGCTGTGCAAGCGTTACTACGGTGAGAACGACGAGTCGGTATTGCCGCGCAACATCGCCAACTTCAAGGCGTTCGAAAACGCCATGACCCTGGACATCGCCATGGGCGGTTCCACCAATACCATCCTGCACTTGCTGGCCGCCGCCCAGGAAGCCGAGATCGATTTCGACCTGCGCGATATCGACCGTCTCTCGCGCAACGTGCCGCAACTGTGCAAAGTCGCGCCGAACATCCAGAAGTACCACATGGAAGACGTGCACCGCGCCGGCGGGATCTTCAGCATCCTCGGCTCGCTGGCCCGTGGCGGCCTGCTGCACACCGACCTGCCGACCGTGCACAGCAAGACCCTGGCCGAAGGCATCGCCAAGTGGGACATCACCCAGACCGACGACGAAGCGGTGCATCACTTCTTCAAGGCTGGCCCGGCGGGCATCCCGACACAAACCGCGTTCAGCCAGTCGACCCGTTGGGAAACCCTGGACGACGACCGTGAAAACGGCTGCATCCGCAGTGTCGAACACGCTTACTCGAAAGAAGGCGGCCTGGCCGTTCTCTACGGCAACATCGCGCTGGACGGCTGCGTGGTGAAAACCGCCGGCGTCGACGAGTCGATCCACGTGTTCGAAGGCAACGCGAAGATCTTCGAAAGCCAGGACAGCGCCGTACGCGGCATCCTCGCGGACGAAGTGAAGGCCGGCGACATCGTGATCATCCGTTACGAAGGCCCGAAAGGCGGCCCGGGCATGCAGGAAATGCTGTACCCGACGTCCTACCTGAAATCCAAAGGCCTGGGCAAAGCCTGCGCCCTGCTGACTGACGGTCGTTTCTCCGGCGGTACTTCGGGCCTGTCCATCGGCCACGCTTCGCCGGAAGCGGCTGCCGGTGGCGCGATTGGCCTGGTGCAGGACGGCGACAAAGTGCTGATCGACATTCCGAACCGCTCGATCAACCTGTTGATCAGCGACGAAGAAATGGCCGGGCGCCGTGCCGAACAGGATCAGAAAGGCTGGAAGCCTGTGGAAAAACGTCCACGCAAGGTGACCACCGCGCTGAAGGCCTACGCCCTGCTGGCAACCAGCGCCGACAAGGGTGCTGTGCGTAACAAGGCGATGCTTGACGGGCTGTAA
- a CDS encoding L-cystine transporter, giving the protein MNLPLILNLLVFLALLFGLAQTRHTTWSLAKKVLLALVLGVVFGVALHTIYGAGNPVLKASIGWFDLVGNGYVQLLQMIVIPLVFASILSAVARLHNASSLGKISFLTIGTLLFTTAIAALIGIGLTNLFGLTAEGLVAGTQEMARLQTIQSDYAGKVTDLNVPQLLLSFIPQNPFADLARAKPTSIISVVIFAAFLGVAALQLLRDDVEKGQKVINAIDTLQAWVMRLVRLVMKLTPYGVLALMTKVVAGSNLQDIIKLGSFVVVSYIGLGLMFVVHGVLVSAAGINPLRFFRKIWPVLTFAFTSRSSAATIPLSIEAQTSRLGIPQSIASFAASFGATIGQNGCAGLYPAMLAVMVAPTVGINPLDPLWIATLVAIVTLSSAGVAGVGGGATFAALIVLPAMGLPVSLVALLISVEPLIDMGRTALNVSGSITAGAITSQIMQQTDKALLDADEHSALAHA; this is encoded by the coding sequence ATGAACCTGCCGCTGATTCTCAACCTGCTGGTGTTCCTCGCCCTGCTCTTCGGTCTCGCGCAAACCCGTCACACGACGTGGAGCCTGGCTAAAAAAGTCCTGCTCGCTTTGGTGTTGGGCGTTGTGTTCGGTGTCGCACTGCACACGATTTACGGTGCCGGCAATCCGGTGCTGAAAGCGTCGATCGGCTGGTTCGATCTGGTGGGCAACGGTTACGTGCAGTTGCTGCAAATGATCGTGATCCCGCTGGTGTTCGCCTCGATCCTCAGCGCCGTGGCACGCCTGCACAATGCTTCGTCGCTGGGCAAGATCAGCTTCCTGACCATCGGCACGCTGCTGTTCACCACTGCCATCGCGGCGCTGATCGGTATCGGCCTGACCAACCTGTTCGGCCTCACGGCTGAAGGCCTGGTGGCCGGCACGCAGGAAATGGCCCGTCTGCAAACCATTCAGAGCGACTACGCGGGCAAGGTCACCGACCTGAATGTGCCGCAGTTGCTGTTGTCGTTCATCCCGCAAAACCCGTTCGCTGACCTGGCGCGGGCCAAGCCGACGTCGATCATCAGCGTGGTGATTTTCGCCGCGTTCCTCGGCGTCGCCGCTCTGCAATTGCTGAGGGATGATGTCGAGAAAGGTCAGAAAGTGATCAACGCCATCGACACCCTGCAAGCCTGGGTGATGCGCCTGGTGCGCCTGGTGATGAAGCTGACTCCGTACGGCGTATTGGCCCTGATGACCAAAGTGGTCGCCGGTTCCAACTTGCAAGACATCATCAAGCTCGGCAGTTTTGTGGTGGTGTCCTACATCGGCCTGGGCCTGATGTTTGTGGTCCACGGCGTGCTGGTGTCGGCGGCCGGGATCAACCCGCTGCGCTTCTTCCGCAAGATCTGGCCGGTGCTGACGTTTGCCTTCACCAGCCGTTCGAGTGCAGCGACGATTCCGTTGAGCATTGAGGCGCAGACCAGCCGCCTGGGCATTCCGCAGTCCATCGCCAGTTTCGCCGCTTCGTTCGGCGCGACTATTGGCCAGAATGGCTGCGCCGGTCTGTACCCGGCAATGTTGGCGGTGATGGTGGCGCCGACCGTGGGCATCAACCCGCTGGACCCGCTGTGGATCGCGACGCTGGTGGCGATTGTGACGCTGAGCTCGGCCGGCGTGGCCGGTGTGGGGGGTGGCGCAACGTTCGCGGCGCTGATCGTGTTGCCGGCGATGGGCTTGCCGGTGTCACTGGTGGCGTTGCTGATTTCGGTTGAGCCGCTGATTGATATGGGGCGTACGGCGTTGAACGTGAGCGGTTCGATCACGGCCGGGGCGATTACCAGCCAGATCATGCAGCAGACGGATAAAGCGCTGCTGGATGCGGATGAGCATTCGGCGTTGGCTCACGCTTAA
- a CDS encoding HDOD domain-containing protein: MPAQPQIMVDLQMEQYMPDPDLEVIAKLISQDPGLSGSLLKIVNSPYYGLSNKIASIQRAVNLLGSRSIINLINAQSIKGEMNDDTIVTLNRFWDTAQDVAMTCLTLAKRIGVQAGDEAYALGLFHDCGVPLMLQRFPNYMTVLEEAYANASAECRIVDTENRVFNTNHAVVGYYTAKSWRLPEHVSTAIANHHNALAIFSDESSRNSQLKNLLAILKMAEHICASYRVLGNQNDDHEWNSISALVLDYVGLSDYDFETLKQTIRDLGAHR, translated from the coding sequence GTGCCGGCCCAGCCGCAGATCATGGTGGATCTGCAGATGGAGCAGTACATGCCCGACCCGGATCTGGAGGTGATCGCCAAGCTGATCTCCCAGGACCCGGGCCTCTCTGGTTCCCTGCTGAAAATCGTCAACTCGCCGTATTACGGCTTGAGCAACAAGATCGCCTCGATCCAGCGTGCGGTGAATCTGCTGGGTAGCCGTTCGATCATCAACCTGATCAACGCGCAGTCGATCAAGGGCGAAATGAACGATGACACCATCGTCACCCTGAACCGATTCTGGGACACCGCTCAGGACGTGGCGATGACTTGCCTGACCCTGGCCAAGCGCATCGGCGTCCAGGCCGGCGATGAAGCGTACGCCTTGGGCCTGTTCCACGATTGCGGCGTGCCGCTGATGTTGCAGCGCTTCCCCAACTACATGACTGTTCTGGAAGAAGCCTACGCCAACGCCAGTGCTGAATGCCGCATAGTCGACACCGAAAACCGGGTGTTCAATACCAACCATGCGGTGGTCGGTTACTACACGGCCAAATCCTGGCGTCTGCCTGAGCACGTGAGCACGGCGATCGCCAATCACCACAATGCACTGGCGATTTTCAGCGATGAGTCATCGCGCAACAGCCAGCTGAAAAACCTGCTGGCGATCCTGAAGATGGCCGAGCACATTTGTGCGTCCTACCGGGTACTGGGCAACCAGAACGATGACCACGAATGGAACAGCATTTCGGCGCTGGTGCTCGATTACGTCGGCCTTTCGGACTACGACTTCGAAACCCTCAAACAAACGATTCGCGACCTCGGCGCTCACCGCTGA
- the mutM gene encoding bifunctional DNA-formamidopyrimidine glycosylase/DNA-(apurinic or apyrimidinic site) lyase, which produces MPELPEVETTRRGIAPHLEGQRVSRVIVRDRRLRWPIPEDLDVRLSGQRIVLVERRAKYLLINAEVGTLISHLGMSGNLRLVEVGMPAAKHEHVDIELESGLALRYTDPRRFGAMLWSLDPLNHELLIRLGPEPLTDLFDGERLFQQSRGRSMAVKPFIMDNAVVVGVGNIYATEALFAAGIDPRREAKSISRARYLKLAIEIKRILAAAIERGGTTLRDFIGGDGQPGYFQQELFVYGRGSQPCKVCGTELREVKLGQRASVFCPRCQS; this is translated from the coding sequence ATGCCTGAACTGCCGGAAGTCGAAACCACCCGCCGCGGTATTGCGCCGCACCTGGAAGGCCAGCGCGTCAGCCGGGTGATCGTGCGTGACCGTCGCCTGCGCTGGCCGATCCCTGAAGACCTGGATGTGCGCCTCTCCGGCCAGCGTATCGTGCTGGTGGAACGGCGCGCCAAGTACCTGCTGATCAATGCCGAAGTGGGCACGTTGATCAGTCATTTGGGGATGTCGGGCAATTTGCGTTTGGTGGAAGTCGGCATGCCGGCCGCCAAGCATGAGCATGTGGACATCGAACTGGAATCGGGCCTGGCCCTGCGTTATACCGACCCGCGACGGTTCGGCGCGATGCTCTGGAGCCTCGACCCGCTCAACCACGAACTGTTGATTCGCCTGGGGCCGGAGCCGTTGACCGACCTGTTCGACGGCGAGCGCTTGTTCCAGCAGTCCCGCGGGCGTTCGATGGCGGTCAAGCCGTTCATCATGGACAACGCGGTGGTGGTCGGCGTCGGTAATATCTACGCCACCGAAGCGTTGTTTGCGGCCGGTATCGACCCGCGCCGCGAGGCCAAGAGCATTTCCCGGGCGCGCTATCTGAAGCTGGCCATCGAGATCAAGCGCATTCTGGCCGCCGCCATCGAGCGCGGCGGTACGACGTTGCGCGACTTTATCGGCGGCGACGGTCAGCCGGGTTACTTCCAGCAGGAACTGTTCGTGTACGGCCGTGGCAGTCAGCCATGCAAGGTGTGCGGGACAGAGCTGCGGGAAGTCAAGCTCGGGCAGCGTGCCAGCGTCTTTTGCCCGCGCTGTCAGAGCTGA
- a CDS encoding class I SAM-dependent rRNA methyltransferase, which yields MSLPSLRLKANADRRLRNGHLWVYSNEIDVAATPLHGFKAGDQAILEAAGGKPLGIVAMSPNNLICARLLSRDIKLPLDKSLLVHRLNVALSLRDRLFDKPFYRLVYGDSDLLPGLVVDRFGDILVVQIASATMEAHKDDVIAALTQVLKPSGILFKNDSAARDAEGLNRYVETVFGLVPEWVALEENGVKFEAPVIQGQKTGWFYDHRMNRARLAPYAKGKRVLDLYSYIGGWGVQAAAFGASEVFCVDASAFALDGVERNAALNGFAEKMTCIEGDVFEALKELKASEERFDVIVADPPAFIKRKKDMKNGEGAYRRLNEQAMRLLSKDGILVSASCSMHLPEDDLQNILLTSARHLDRNIQMLERGGQGPDHPVHPAIAETRYIKSITCRLLPNS from the coding sequence ATGTCCCTGCCTAGCCTGCGCCTCAAAGCCAACGCCGACCGTCGCCTGCGAAACGGTCACTTGTGGGTCTACAGCAACGAAATCGATGTGGCCGCCACCCCTTTGCACGGTTTCAAGGCCGGCGACCAGGCGATCCTCGAAGCGGCCGGCGGCAAACCGCTGGGCATCGTCGCCATGAGCCCGAACAACCTGATCTGCGCCCGCCTGCTGTCGCGCGACATCAAGTTGCCGCTGGACAAATCGTTGCTGGTGCATCGTCTGAACGTTGCCCTGTCCCTGCGTGATCGCCTGTTCGACAAGCCGTTCTATCGCCTGGTCTACGGCGACTCCGACCTGTTGCCAGGCCTGGTGGTCGACCGTTTCGGCGACATCCTGGTGGTGCAGATCGCTTCGGCGACCATGGAAGCGCATAAAGATGACGTGATCGCGGCGCTGACCCAAGTGCTCAAGCCAAGCGGCATTCTGTTCAAGAACGACTCCGCCGCCCGTGACGCCGAAGGCCTCAACCGCTACGTCGAAACCGTGTTCGGCCTGGTGCCGGAGTGGGTCGCGCTGGAAGAGAACGGCGTGAAATTCGAAGCGCCGGTCATCCAGGGCCAGAAAACCGGCTGGTTCTACGACCACCGCATGAACCGCGCACGCCTGGCCCCTTATGCCAAAGGCAAACGCGTACTCGACCTCTACAGCTACATCGGCGGTTGGGGCGTGCAAGCGGCCGCCTTCGGCGCCAGTGAAGTGTTCTGCGTCGACGCGTCGGCCTTCGCCCTCGATGGCGTGGAACGTAACGCTGCGCTGAACGGTTTTGCCGAGAAAATGACCTGCATCGAAGGCGACGTTTTCGAAGCCCTGAAAGAGCTGAAAGCCAGCGAAGAACGTTTCGACGTGATCGTGGCCGACCCTCCGGCGTTCATCAAACGCAAGAAAGACATGAAAAACGGCGAAGGCGCCTACCGTCGCCTGAACGAGCAAGCCATGCGCCTGCTCAGCAAGGACGGCATCCTGGTCAGCGCTTCGTGCTCGATGCACCTGCCGGAAGACGACCTGCAGAACATCCTGCTGACCAGCGCCCGCCACCTGGACCGCAACATTCAGATGCTGGAGCGTGGTGGCCAGGGTCCGGACCATCCGGTGCACCCGGCGATTGCTGAAACCCGTTACATCAAGAGCATTACTTGCCGGTTGCTGCCAAACAGCTAA
- a CDS encoding dihydrofolate reductase → MTKSLPLSLIAALGENRVIGVDNSMPWHLPGDFKYFKATTLGKPIIMGRKTWDSLGRPLPGRLNIVVSRQADLVLEGAEVYPSLEAAVVRAEEWAKEQGVDELMLIGGAQLYAQGMAQADRLYLTRVALSPEGDAWFPEFDLTQWKLVSNTPNPAEGDKPAYNFEVWEKA, encoded by the coding sequence ATGACTAAATCACTCCCCCTCAGCCTGATCGCAGCCCTCGGTGAAAACCGCGTGATCGGCGTCGACAACAGCATGCCCTGGCACCTGCCGGGGGACTTCAAATACTTCAAGGCCACCACCTTGGGCAAGCCGATCATCATGGGGCGCAAGACCTGGGATTCCCTCGGTCGTCCGCTGCCGGGGCGGTTGAACATCGTGGTCAGTCGTCAGGCGGATCTGGTGCTGGAAGGCGCGGAAGTTTATCCGTCGCTGGAAGCTGCGGTGGTTCGCGCTGAAGAGTGGGCGAAGGAGCAGGGCGTCGATGAGTTGATGCTGATTGGCGGCGCGCAGTTGTATGCGCAAGGAATGGCTCAAGCGGATCGGTTGTACCTGACACGCGTGGCGTTGAGCCCGGAAGGGGATGCGTGGTTTCCAGAGTTTGATTTGACGCAGTGGAAGTTGGTGTCTAACACCCCGAATCCGGCCGAAGGCGACAAACCGGCGTACAACTTCGAAGTCTGGGAAAAGGCTTAA
- a CDS encoding phosphorylcholine phosphatase has protein sequence MKLAPKFLLAALCLGLAGQAFATDLKHWPADQAKALDAMIAANANKGNYAVFDMDNTSYRYDLEESLLPYMENKGLITREKLDPSLKLMPFKDTADHKESLFSYYYRLCEVDDMVCYPWVAQVFSGFTLKELKGYVDELMASGKPVPATYYEGDVVKNLDVNPPKIFTGQQELYNKLMENGIEVYVMTAASEELVRMVAADPKYGYNVKPQNVIGVSLLLKDQKSGELTTARKQITAGKYDEKANLGLELTPYLWTPATWMAGKHAAILTYIDEWKKPVLVGGDTPTSDGYMLFHSVDVAKGGIHLWVNRKDKYMTQINGMMAKNAAAQAKEGLPVTADKNWVIVTPAEIQ, from the coding sequence ATGAAGCTCGCGCCGAAATTTCTGCTCGCTGCACTTTGCCTTGGCCTCGCCGGCCAGGCGTTCGCCACGGACTTGAAGCATTGGCCCGCCGATCAGGCGAAGGCGCTGGACGCCATGATCGCGGCCAACGCCAACAAGGGTAACTACGCGGTGTTCGACATGGACAACACCAGTTACCGCTACGACCTCGAAGAGTCGTTGCTGCCGTACATGGAAAACAAGGGCCTGATCACCCGCGAGAAACTCGACCCCTCCCTGAAACTGATGCCGTTCAAGGACACTGCCGACCACAAGGAAAGCCTGTTCAGCTACTACTACCGCCTCTGCGAAGTCGACGACATGGTTTGCTACCCATGGGTCGCCCAGGTGTTCTCCGGTTTCACACTTAAAGAACTCAAAGGCTATGTCGACGAGTTGATGGCGTCCGGCAAACCGGTGCCCGCGACTTATTACGAAGGCGACGTGGTCAAGAACCTCGACGTCAACCCGCCGAAAATCTTCACCGGCCAGCAAGAGCTCTACAACAAACTGATGGAGAACGGCATCGAGGTCTACGTGATGACCGCCGCCTCCGAAGAGCTGGTGCGCATGGTCGCTGCCGATCCGAAGTACGGCTACAACGTCAAACCGCAGAATGTGATCGGGGTGAGCCTGCTGCTCAAGGATCAAAAGTCCGGCGAGCTGACCACCGCGCGCAAACAGATCACCGCTGGCAAATATGACGAGAAGGCCAACCTCGGCCTCGAACTGACCCCGTACCTGTGGACTCCGGCAACCTGGATGGCCGGCAAGCACGCGGCGATCCTGACCTACATCGATGAGTGGAAAAAACCGGTACTGGTGGGCGGTGATACCCCAACCAGCGACGGTTACATGCTGTTCCACAGCGTCGACGTGGCCAAGGGCGGCATCCACTTGTGGGTCAACCGCAAGGACAAATACATGACCCAGATTAACGGCATGATGGCCAAAAACGCTGCGGCCCAGGCCAAGGAAGGATTGCCGGTGACGGCGGACAAGAACTGGGTGATCGTGACGCCGGCTGAAATCCAGTAG
- a CDS encoding MFS transporter, whose amino-acid sequence MNPSTHTAKKSSLILLLMTMTLLGVFPLDVVLPSFPALSDYFQTSASDIALSVSLFAIGLALSVVLVGPLSDLWGRRTLLLTGIAISLVGATGCLLSSEYSGFLVFRVIQAVGCGSFVLSQALIQDLFVGKEQERIRIWMTTAAGVFISISPLLGTWLQMHLGWEGSFYVFIALAAIVWIKAGVLLKESPRSRNAAPGRFFSAYWRLCSDLRFMGYWLISGLAFACHFSFIVMSPIIFMERLALSPYEFAWTLLLYGVAYVFGGIVASALHRRLPANSQIVIGLGLIALSGLVMLWLANQFGLTAAAVLIPMLICTAGTTIARPIANSKAMTLYPQDAGTSSSVGGVMIFLCGGVISVVINLASADLTTALALCFLFLSAAGLGLNALIMQRNLALNAS is encoded by the coding sequence ATGAACCCTTCCACGCATACCGCGAAAAAATCGTCGCTCATCCTGCTTTTGATGACGATGACGCTACTGGGTGTATTCCCGCTGGACGTCGTACTCCCGTCCTTTCCCGCGCTCTCTGACTACTTCCAGACCTCAGCCTCCGACATTGCCCTTTCGGTCAGTCTGTTCGCCATCGGTCTTGCGCTATCGGTGGTGCTGGTCGGACCGTTGTCGGATTTGTGGGGGCGCAGGACCCTGTTGCTGACCGGTATCGCCATCTCGCTGGTCGGTGCAACCGGTTGCCTGCTTTCCAGCGAATACAGCGGGTTCCTGGTGTTTCGAGTCATTCAGGCCGTGGGTTGCGGTTCCTTTGTGCTGTCGCAGGCGCTGATCCAGGATCTGTTCGTCGGCAAGGAACAGGAACGAATCAGGATCTGGATGACCACCGCCGCGGGGGTGTTCATCTCCATCTCGCCGCTGCTCGGAACCTGGCTGCAAATGCATCTGGGCTGGGAGGGCAGTTTCTATGTCTTTATCGCGTTGGCAGCGATTGTCTGGATAAAGGCTGGCGTCTTGCTCAAGGAGAGCCCACGCAGTCGGAATGCGGCGCCCGGTCGTTTTTTCAGTGCCTATTGGCGGCTGTGTTCCGACCTGCGCTTCATGGGTTACTGGCTTATTTCCGGCCTGGCCTTCGCCTGCCATTTTTCATTCATTGTCATGTCACCGATCATTTTCATGGAACGCCTGGCACTCTCGCCCTACGAATTTGCCTGGACATTGTTGCTGTACGGCGTGGCCTATGTGTTCGGCGGGATAGTCGCCAGTGCGCTGCATCGGCGTCTGCCGGCCAATTCGCAGATCGTGATCGGCCTGGGGCTTATCGCACTGTCGGGGTTGGTCATGCTGTGGCTGGCGAATCAGTTCGGGCTCACTGCCGCTGCAGTGCTGATCCCCATGCTCATTTGCACGGCCGGCACCACCATTGCCCGGCCTATCGCCAACTCCAAAGCCATGACCCTTTATCCACAGGATGCCGGTACGTCCTCATCGGTCGGCGGCGTCATGATCTTCCTCTGCGGCGGGGTGATCAGTGTGGTGATCAATCTCGCGTCCGCAGATCTCACCACGGCACTCGCCTTGTGTTTCCTGTTCCTGAGCGCGGCAGGCCTTGGTTTGAACGCGCTGATCATGCAGCGCAATCTGGCGCTGAACGCGAGTTGA
- a CDS encoding YfhL family 4Fe-4S dicluster ferredoxin — MSLIITDDCINCDVCEPECPNAAISQGEEIYVIDPNLCTQCVGHYDEPQCQQVCPVDCIPLDEAHPETEEQLMEKYRKITGKA; from the coding sequence ATGTCCCTGATCATCACCGACGATTGCATCAATTGCGACGTCTGCGAACCCGAGTGCCCGAACGCCGCCATCTCCCAGGGCGAAGAGATCTACGTGATCGACCCGAACCTGTGCACCCAGTGTGTCGGCCACTATGACGAACCTCAGTGCCAGCAGGTCTGCCCGGTGGATTGCATTCCACTGGACGAGGCGCATCCGGAGACTGAAGAGCAGTTGATGGAGAAGTACCGGAAGATTACCGGCAAGGCTTGA
- a CDS encoding DUF2868 domain-containing protein, with product MTELNNLWLTETIRLREEHAGPLDDLEANRLARTAGGDLPTRIARRAVWLAERDGLTEALRHWLQGARLALIVMAVLAVVSGAGLAFAAMGDGQTPVNVFWALGSLLGLNLILLLSWAMGLVFAGEHGATLGRLWLWLSEKLARDAKAAQLAPALLLLLQRQKLNRWALGVLVNGLWLLAMLSALVILLMLMATRRYGFVWETTLLSTDTFVTMTQMLGALPAVLAFNVPTMEMIRASGDAALNIESARQAWATWLVGVLVIYGIVPRLLLALFCLWRWKSGRANLHLDLNLPGYAQLRERLMPTSERLGISDAAPAQLHRVESAVSDLQSDGALLVAIELDEQRPWPPQLPENVSNAGILDSRESRNKLLEQLSRFPPARLAIACDPRRSPDRGSLALIAELARSASATRVWLLQAPPGEALDAERLGDWHVALQQLNLPFADCAPLNWLETGHD from the coding sequence GTGACTGAACTGAATAACCTATGGCTGACAGAAACCATCCGCCTGCGTGAAGAACACGCCGGCCCTCTGGATGACCTGGAAGCCAACAGACTGGCGCGCACTGCCGGCGGCGATCTGCCGACGAGGATTGCGCGCCGCGCCGTGTGGCTGGCCGAGCGCGATGGACTGACCGAAGCCCTCAGGCATTGGCTGCAAGGCGCACGACTGGCATTGATCGTCATGGCCGTGCTGGCCGTGGTCAGTGGCGCCGGGCTGGCGTTTGCCGCGATGGGTGACGGTCAGACACCGGTGAATGTGTTTTGGGCCTTGGGCAGTCTGCTCGGGCTGAACCTGATTCTGCTGCTGAGCTGGGCCATGGGCCTGGTGTTTGCCGGCGAACACGGCGCAACGCTGGGACGCTTGTGGTTGTGGCTCAGCGAAAAACTCGCCCGCGACGCCAAAGCCGCGCAACTGGCGCCCGCGCTGCTGTTGCTGCTGCAACGACAAAAACTCAATCGCTGGGCGCTCGGCGTGCTGGTCAACGGCTTGTGGTTGCTGGCGATGCTGAGCGCGCTGGTGATTCTGCTGATGCTGATGGCGACCCGGCGTTATGGCTTCGTCTGGGAAACCACCCTGCTCAGCACCGACACCTTCGTGACCATGACCCAAATGCTGGGTGCACTGCCCGCCGTGCTGGCGTTCAACGTGCCAACGATGGAGATGATCCGCGCCAGTGGCGATGCCGCGCTGAACATCGAAAGCGCCCGCCAGGCCTGGGCCACCTGGCTGGTTGGCGTGCTGGTGATTTACGGCATTGTGCCGCGCCTGCTCTTGGCGTTGTTCTGCCTGTGGCGCTGGAAAAGCGGCCGCGCAAACCTGCATCTGGACCTGAACCTGCCCGGTTACGCCCAACTGCGCGAACGCCTGATGCCCACCAGCGAACGCCTGGGCATCAGCGACGCGGCGCCCGCGCAACTTCATCGGGTGGAAAGCGCTGTCAGCGATCTGCAAAGCGATGGCGCACTGCTGGTGGCCATTGAGCTGGACGAACAACGCCCATGGCCGCCACAACTGCCTGAAAACGTGAGCAACGCGGGCATCCTCGACAGCCGTGAATCGCGTAACAAACTCCTCGAGCAGCTCAGCCGTTTTCCTCCGGCCCGCCTGGCCATCGCCTGCGATCCACGGCGCTCGCCGGATCGCGGCAGCCTCGCCTTGATCGCCGAACTGGCCCGCAGCGCCAGCGCTACCCGCGTCTGGTTGCTGCAAGCGCCGCCCGGCGAAGCGCTGGATGCCGAGCGCCTCGGCGACTGGCACGTGGCGCTGCAACAACTGAATCTGCCCTTCGCCGACTGCGCGCCGCTGAACTGGCTGGAGACCGGTCATGACTAA